In Bacillus sp. DX3.1, the following proteins share a genomic window:
- a CDS encoding molybdopterin-synthase adenylyltransferase MoeB → MIERYSRQQLFTPIGSKGQEKIRNKHVLIVGAGALGSASAEAFVRAGIGKLTIIDRDYVEWSNLQRQQLYVEQDAIEKLPKAIAAQNRLKQINSEVQIDAFVMDARIENMEALLDGVDIIIDATDNFDIRFVINDLSQKYDIPWIYGSCVGGYGMSYTIIPKKTPCLHCVLKSVPVTGVTCDTVGIISPAVQIVAAYQVAEALKILVEDFSAIRKTFLMFDIWSNQHHFIKLEKIKTDNCPSCGTHRTYPYLSYENQTKTVVLCGRNTVQIRLMHNSRYNFDHLEKQLKKHGKVDRNPYLLSCQLEDYRVVIFQDGRVFIHGTNEIQKAKQIYYRLLG, encoded by the coding sequence ATGATAGAGCGGTATTCACGTCAACAGTTGTTCACTCCTATTGGGAGTAAAGGACAAGAGAAGATTAGAAATAAGCATGTGTTGATTGTGGGGGCAGGTGCATTAGGAAGTGCAAGTGCAGAAGCATTTGTTCGTGCAGGTATCGGAAAGTTAACGATTATTGATCGTGATTACGTAGAATGGAGTAATTTACAGCGACAACAACTTTATGTTGAACAAGATGCGATAGAAAAATTACCAAAAGCAATTGCAGCTCAAAATCGGTTGAAACAAATCAATTCAGAAGTACAGATTGATGCTTTCGTGATGGATGCAAGAATAGAAAATATGGAAGCTTTGTTAGACGGTGTCGATATAATTATTGATGCAACAGATAATTTTGATATTCGATTTGTGATAAATGATCTATCACAAAAATATGATATTCCTTGGATTTATGGTTCTTGTGTCGGGGGATATGGCATGAGCTATACCATTATTCCAAAGAAAACACCGTGCTTACATTGTGTACTTAAAAGTGTTCCAGTTACAGGAGTGACGTGTGACACAGTTGGAATCATTAGTCCAGCTGTCCAAATAGTGGCAGCGTATCAAGTGGCGGAAGCACTCAAAATTTTAGTGGAAGATTTCTCAGCAATTAGAAAAACCTTTTTAATGTTTGATATATGGAGTAATCAACACCATTTTATCAAACTAGAAAAAATAAAAACAGACAATTGTCCTTCGTGCGGAACGCATAGAACTTATCCTTATTTATCTTATGAAAATCAAACGAAGACAGTTGTTTTATGCGGGAGAAATACGGTTCAAATTAGACTGATGCATAATAGTCGTTACAATTTTGACCATTTAGAAAAACAATTAAAAAAACATGGGAAAGTAGATCGAAACCCGTATTTGCTTTCTTGCCAACTAGAGGATTATCGTGTGGTCATTTTTCAAGATGGTCGTGTATTTATTCACGGGACAAATGAAATTCAAAAAGCAAAACAAATATACTATCGTTTATTAGGTTAA